The Arvicanthis niloticus isolate mArvNil1 chromosome 19, mArvNil1.pat.X, whole genome shotgun sequence sequence ATGATAGGACAAGACTGCGAGCATTTTGCTTTCTGACAGCCAGCAACTTTTCTCTGTCTAAGCCGAGAGAGATTCCAAGAAATTGGAACCCTGCCTTTGATGCCAGACCTCAGGAACGGCTTTAACCAGGAGCTCTGCTCAGCGTCAGGACAGGCTGGCCAAAGAAGCAAGAAGCCAGAGAAGCCTGACACAAAGAAAAGAGTGAGGGAGGCAGGCAACACGAAAACAGCTTGGGATACAAACCCAGGGGTTGGGTCCTGTATCCTCCCTGTGTGAAATGGGTCACTTTGAGCCAGTTGGAGGTCTAATGAGACAAATGCACCCCAGCGTTGTTAGGCCCCATTGAGGCAGTATTGGCAGTCATCTTCAGCAGatagtagaagaaaaaaacatactACAAGCAGCACTGTGCTTCTACTCTGTATGTGATTCCATGATGGATCAGTCAGTGTGGGACTCAGGAAACTCCATACGAATCCCTGCACATGTGTAAGTCCACTCCTAGAAAAACCCTGTGATGTACAAAGTAACGAGCCTGGCACCATGGCTTCTTTTCTGTGCGGGTTCATAGCTAGACTCAAATAAAGGGatggatccagtgagaggactcATTCAGTAAAGGTGCTTGATTACTACCCAAGCAGCCTGACAGCCTGagagctgactcctgaaagttgtcctctgacctctgtgcacaccatagtgtgtgtgtgtgtgtgtgtgcgtgtaaaaGGTTTTacgtttgtttgcttttgtttttctcaagaggTAGACTCACCAAGTGGTAGTGAGCActccttttaattccagcactcaagagtcagagtcagaggatgtctgtgagtttaaggccagcctggtctacaaagtgagactgttatacaaagaagccctgtctcaaaaacaaaacaaaaacaaacaaacaaacaaaaacaaaaataaaacaaaacaaaaaactctcaaaacaaacaaacaaaacaaaaaaaagagaattctaGAACTCACGTAATCTCATTTACTCCGTGGGCAGAAAACTTGACCGTGGTGAGACAGTTGAAACTCAAGGAGAATATTGATCCTTGATAATTAATAATGATCTGCTTGGGTTTGCTTGTCTCAACAGAGACAAAATTAACCAAGACATTTCAAAGTCAACAGCTAGTCAAGGAACTGGGTAGCGGCTGAATGAGCACTAGAAATCCCGTCTCCCTTCATCCGAATCTACCTTCCCCAGCAGCGTTTGGACCTCACATCTAtcagtctatctgtctgtccatggGAGAGCTGTTACAGACGCACCCACTTTCCTGTTACCCTGTTGATCCTGGGGATTTTGTATTTCCTAGCTCTCCAGAGCTTTGGGTTAGTGGGCATGTTGGATTTGAATTTGAATCAATCATAGGAAATCCAATCCACATCTCCTGAGAAATTCCATCCCCATTCTGATTTCGCAATAGGCAAACTTTTCAACAAATAGAGCTGGAATTCCCCAAATATGCTCTTTTGGTAGAAACCAAGAAGTGGTAATTCCAGGCAGTCACTGGTCTGCCATGTGCAGAGCCTCCCAGAACAGGCCTGGGCATGTTCTCAGAACCGGAGACAGCCATCCCTTTCATTTACTTTGCATTCTtgtgcccccttttcattttaagAATACAGCTATGCGTGCATAAGTCTATGTATTTCTGCTGTACCCTGCCTCAATCTCTTTTTCCAGCAGCAAAAATATAAGAGTTCCATTTCAAGGCAAGGCTATGTAACCAGTTGAGTTAGAGAAAAATTTGTAATaatcctgcctttgtctctcatGATGGGAACTGCCCTGCtgtgttgctttcttcttttcttgtctctctctctctctctctctctctctctctccgtctctctctctctctctctctctctctctctctgtgtgtgtgtgtgtgtgtgtgtgttgaatacaGGACCTTGTGCATGGTAGAGGAGCACTCGACCACTAGGCTACATCTCTCTGTCATTTTTAGCACCTTTTTTGTTCTCAGAAAGTATTTGAAGTGGCTTTTGGAAGTACACTACAACAGGAAATATCTATAACACACAAGTGGTTCCAACATGTTGCCAAAAACTCcccaaaacaaaatcatttctaTTTTCACTACTGGCTATGAATGTACTCGCGTGCCCTTGGTTGCTATGTAACAGGCTCAGGCTGTCTAAAGGAATGTCCTCAGGCAGATGAGCCTGTGTAACCATGTCTGCACCTTAGTCATTTAAACACCTAACACTGTTGGAAGATGCAAAGGCTCTAGTAACAGAGCACACGGACAGAGATGCCAGTGATGGGATCCAGGCTCTAGTAACAGAGCACACGAACAGAGATGCCAGTGATGGGATCCACTGGAGCCTTCATCATGGAGTCTATCCTTCATCCTTCATGCATGTGGCTCTCCATCATCTCCTGCTCTGACTGGAAGGTTCAGCCATCCCATTGTCTTTGCCCTTTCAGGTTTCCCAGAGGCCACTCTCCCATATTCTCTTCAAAGTATTAGGAGCACATTCTCTTTCAAAGAATGAGCCCATGAAACAGACATTTGAGATTAAAGAATTCATCCCATTCTCGAGATTTCAATTTGGttctgcatcacatgacatcaTGCTGATAAGGGTAGGTTGATTTGCTTTCCTCAGTCCCTTCAATATTCTCACACAGGATCGCTCAGCTAATTAACCACACGAGGCATTTCGGCAGCACCCTCCCACGTTGGTGGTAACTGAAATATTCTATGAAGGCTGATGTTATCCCATATCCtctcctgaaagaaaaaaaaatcataaatgcaTCAAAGGTATGTTTATACAAGAGAAGCCAACACTACCGCCCACTATATAGAAGAGCAACATGTCAGTAGACCCAAGGATCCACAGGAAATGCTTTTCCCCCAAATGCTTTTTACATTAGCAAGGGAAAACTACAATGGTTGTTTATGTAAAAGAGCCAACCAAGTGACTTTGGGGAATCCGAAATAAGTTAAAACTCAGTCTAGACCACACTTTGTCCAGTCCAAATGTAGTCTAGACCATACTCCAGGCCCTATCCAGCAGGAAGCAGCCCAGCCCACAAAGTCACGACCTATACATGTCATTTCATAGAAAACCATCCAATGCAGGGCAAAGGCCAGTTTGCTCCAGACAGGGTGGATCTCCTTCTCTATAAGCTCCCCTCCCCAAACACCAGTGATCTCCATGGAGACTGGAAAGCACATTCAGAAAAAACAACAGTCAAGACTACAGCATCAGACCATTATCAAGAGGGATGGACACCTCGTTGAGGCAGAGGGACCACACATCAAAGCACAGTCAAATGAAGTCTAATTACAGAAAACAGCTGGGGAAGAATAATGTACTAATTTTTCTATCATTTAGCTTCACACTGCTGCAGAACTGAACAAGCATGTCCAACTGTTTCACCTGGAATCCAAAAACTCTATTAGAGATGGAACCAAATGCCAGGTTACTGGCTGGGGAGCCACCAAGCCAGATCTGTTAACCGCCTCTGATACCTTCGAGAAGTCACTGTTACCATCATAAGTAGAAAACATTGCAACAGCCAAAGCTACTACAACCACAAACCTGTTATAACCAAGGACATGATATGTGCAGGAGATGCCAGAGGCCAAAAGAATTCCTGCAAGGTAAGCATCCTTAACTGGTCCTCATATTTGAAAGCCAACTCTTTGACCAAAAGGCATCTCCTCTATGAGTGCTTCACTTATGACAGAATTCGGTTGTGTGCTTTGTTTAAGTGGGTCCCCTGTAAACACCCCAGTCAGCAAGTGTACAACACCATCTTCAAATGTTTGAGAATgacaaattcaaacaaaaaaaaaaaaaatggaagaattaGGGAGAGACACGGCCTCTTCCATCACAACATTTACTAttctctgctttgcttttctgCTGGTCTCAATGATAATTTGATTCCAAGCCCACTAGTGTCAAACTGAAATTCACAATTTTGAGGTTTTCCTTTATTTCAGTGCATAATTTAAAACTTTACGCCTACCTGTTTTTTAACTAGTAAATCTCAGAACTCACCGATTGCCAAAGAGGGACATGGACATGGACATAGGGCagagaaacataaaaacacagagacaaattCATAGTTATAGACAGAGAGGCAAACACAAAGAGAAGCattcatagacagacagacagacagacagacagacagacacagacatgagAGCCTATTCTGAATAAGAGGTTGTTGTTAGGTACTCTAAGTCACAAAGAAACCAAGGACCATTAAAAACACTTGAAAATAATGATGGCTTTAGGATACTTACCTTCAGCTTGTCGCTAAGTATCTGCACATTTTCCTTTTCCAGGGTGTCTCTGGTGGCCCTTTGATCTGCAAAGGCGTCTTCTATGCCTTAGTCTCTCAAGGCATCACCAACAAGCCTGGAATTTATACCCTATTGACTAAGAAATATCACACCTGGATCAAAATCAAGCTTGCCCCATCGAGTGCACATGGAGATTACAAGTGGTTTTCCTGGATCTGCCagtcacttgttttctttttccaggaTGTGCTTGCAGACTGGCTTCCTCTCCAGAGGGTAGCTTGTCTATAGGGAAAGTGTGGCACAGCTGGGATGTATTTCTGTTCCTTAGAAATTCATTTTGTTAGGGAGCCATGTTCTCTTTTGCACATGtattaatgatttctttttaccACATTGGTTTCATTCTAAATAAAATGTGGAGGTCTGTGTTTGTCTTTATGGATACTAAAcagtctctctcctgcctccatccaTACTCCTAAAAGGACAATGAAGTATTCACACAAAGCAGTAATGGTATCTCATCCAGGTATCCACACAAGGCAGTAATGGTACCTCATCCAGGTATCCACACAAGGCAGTAATGGTACCATCATCAAACCAGGTTCCTGTTGGGATTTCTGCCAAATCATCCCAAGCAATTAGGGTATTTTAAGTTATGTGTAGAGTTTTTTAAGATGCTTTTAATGTGTTAAGTGCTTTAAAAATACTTagttatccaataaaaaaatatcatcaaCTATAGGTACTCATATACAATAGATCTTCAGAATTTATTCATCTTGGAAACTTAAATTTTATACTCCCATGAACTTATGTGATTTTCAGATGTtaataaaagaaagtgaaataaaataataaaaataaaaattttaagaagttaCTCTACCATATTTCCCACATCTCTACCAACTGTATCCTTGTCTAAAAACCATGAGATTGTAATATAGATTGTATTGATATTTCTGCCCCCAAATTCTGTTTGAATAGACTTAATTGGGTCTGAGAGGCAGAAGTAAAGGTAGATCagttagccaggcatggtggcacacgcctataatcccagcacaggtcAGGCTACAGCAAAAGTAGCTAGCGattggggccagcctggacttcaaACAAAGATCATGTCTAAAAATAAATCAGTTGGTTTCtgataaattaaaaaatctaGAAGAAACTGGTAATATTTAACCTTCATAACATCTTACAATAAAACAACAGTgttagggatttaaaaaaaaaaatacataacaaaTGTGCATTGAAATCTAGTGACTTACAACCAAGGTTCAATTCACAGGAAAACCTTGGCTATGTTGGATTGTCATCACTCACTGATGGGACTTGTGACATTTCTGATTGAAAAGAACTCTGGTGGGGAAGAAGATTGAGGTCCCCTTTAACCTCACTTAGGGGTGTTTGTCTCTAGGAGATGGTCCCATCCAGCTTTCATGCATGGATTTAGAaatggggggttttgtttgtttctgctttttgcCACAGTTCTTAGAAGTCGCTAGCCAGCACTACCATGTAGGAGGttaggtgttgggagccgcagtgatttgccattccaagatggcacggacatcctgtcctcccacttgtaaacaactgactgcgcaggtgcaaaagacaaaaggcgcgccaaagtcactgcccatccagggggcttaatatggggtgatgagtgaacagccaatcagaagtgaacacgccactctagggtatatatagcagtgcctttcctgggcttggggtcttttccgcttttgctgttacaagaagtaaagcctcgtctgtagttatacccgattactgcctctgtgtcctttttcgcgggtgaaggggacacaaaagaggtgcgcacAACATCGTTAGGAGGGGTGATAGATCCAAATTACCATGGGGAAACTGGATTGCCTCTCCACAGTGGAGATAAGAAGGATTGTGTCTGGAGTGCAGGAGATTCCTTAGGGTGTCTCTTAGTACTTACCATgttctgtgattaaagtcaatgggaaactacaacagCCTAATCCAAGCAGGATGACAAAGGACACAGACCCATCAGGAATGAAAGTATGtgtcactcctccaggaaaagagccaagacctGCTGAGGTGATGAGTGCAGAGGGTAGAGAAAATACAGAACAGGTAGTAgaggaaggtagttataaataaCAACTAAGACCACATAACCAGTTGCAGAAACAACGGTTATAAAGTAATATGAATgcgtctgttttcattttgttaagaACACATTTGTCTTTCTTGCAATTTCTTAACATTAATTGTATTTAAgttgagatactaaaagaatgttCCCAAGGGACATTGCCCCATTGTAAACTTACAAATGTGTTTGTGATTGTATGAGGAATAGTAATGTCATGTTAGGCATATTCCTGACCTTGTTATTGTTTCATGTGGACATGAGATattatttgtgtcaagttgacaaggagtgGATTGTAGtggctatttctggttgtcaacttgactatatatggaatgaactacaatccagaattgcaATCCTTATCTTGatgctgggagatacaagtttctgacctggatcttggcatggagatcttgagcaTACTGGCCATGAGtctcaggagactaaggcaaggagatctctgagttcaaggtcatctgagacaaagcaagtcccagatccaggtgtggtggcacctagtcaagaacaaatgaaaaaccaGTAAATTCcatgttggggaccactctgccaaaagcttggggcctaaattgttagagcccccacagctgctccggtctgtgggtcagggttcagcaagagagagagtgagggcagactcgaagaatggagaccagacagagtgtgattcagtcccgttttttctcaaatctctcttctctctttcaagtcccttgttcctagtccaagtcccaagtctcgagtttctactccctagttcctagtccctagtgcctccaagttccaagttttccagttccttctgtctgcctctcaccttttataagtctcacttcttaagtcacgcctttaagtcacacctttaagtctcacacacccaagggaaaaatcctgggtatataaaacaagatgttatcagagtgtgctcaggctcttgtaggctgttgaaaacaagtctcttgtcagggtatatggctcaagatggctgcaaggatgatcgctgccttctgttggctccccacagttcCAGATTgaatgagagatcctgtcacaGGAGGGAAAGTGGAGAGTGATAGGGAAGGATAGTGAAGTCCTCCCTGTGCTCCTGTGCATGTGCCCATACTTGTACTCATGCatacatatttctctctctctctctcctctctctctctctctctctctctctctctcgtctcccctctctttgtgtgtgtgtggtgtgtgttgtgtgtcacacacacacagggggttTTGTTCTGATGCCTTGATCAGGAAtctgtggtgaacactgaagGTCCTGTTTCCTAATGTTCTTGGTCTATCAGTAAAGATGCTAGTGGCCAACGGGCTGGGCAGAATAGGTGGGACTTTCACTCCCCTgaccccacatccccaccccccaccccccacccccacaggcaGGCTAGCAGACTAGATTGCATGACCTCCTCTGCTCCAAGCTCTCCCTCTGATCCAGCTCTGACTTTGGGAAATTACTGCCATGCACTGAATTACTCCCACTCAAATTCAAACCCGTGGCCTGATGTCTTAATTGTCTGTAGCTGTGTGTGGAGAAAGAGACTCCACAGAAGTAACTGGGGTTAAATAACCATATGGGTGGGGAGCCTAATAGAAACAAATGAATGTCAGAGAGTTAATTTCCCCTTGAGGCACATGGGGTCCACAATGACAAGGTGACCATATAGAAGCCACGAAGAGGTCTTCCCcagaaaataaatcaatcttgAACTTTCGAGACTCCTGAACTTGAAAAGCAAATTTCATTATTTAAGATAAATAGACATAAAGACCACATCTCATCTTAAATAgaataagagatagtttattctgagCCATTATGAGTGACCGATGGCAGGAACACAGAGTTAGGTAACCCCAAATTCCATGGATACATAAAAGAAGTGGGTATAatgaggtggggggtggggtctaCAGGCCCATGGGTAGAGATTACAGGCAAAGAGGTGGGGTTTATAGGCTCAGGGGTGGGGTTTACAGGCCCAGGGGTGGGGTTTACAGGCCCAGGGGCAGGGTTTACAGGCCCAGGGGTGGGGTTTACAGGTACAGGGGTGGGGTTTACAGGCCCAAGATGCTATCTGATGATTAGTTCTTGCATTGTTTAGTGGATTCtaagaggtttttatttattatcatgaaGTGTTAGTTTAGACACAGAATGGGCCAAGGAATGGCTGTTCCAGAAGCTGAAACTAGCCCAAGATAAGGGAATTAGCCTCTGAACCAACAAAACGTCTCTCCACGATACTGAGATTCCAGTTAGACCATCAGTCTCTTCAGACCTGATCCTCCTACCAGGAGTCTATTGTTCACACAGCCAGACACAACTTCTTTTCAGGAACTTTCGTTCAGTCGTCCAACCCGAAGTATGTCTTTCAATCAGCCCAAGCTGACTGCAACGGTTCACTgtgaggagggagagagcagcATGATCGATCTGTCCCACAGCAAAGGATCCAGATGTCCCCCAAAGAGCAGAATTTCCCAGAACGCTGAGATGCACTTCAGAAGACATGTTAGCATGCTTTTGTGGTGAGCGCCAAACATCCTGGGTGACAGGCGGGCTCCCAGAGTCTTGAAATATTCAGCCCTCGGTTTAAGTGTTAACAGCTTGACAGcctgttgaaaaacaaacaaaacaaaacaacaacaacaacacaaaaaaaaaaaaaaaaaaaaaaaaaaaaaaaaaaacccagtcgactgccagtttctttgggtcttttTGCTGAGTCATTTGTTACTCCCTCAGAACCCTGAATTTTCTGATACACAGGAAATGGAagttaattcttttaaaacaaattttcaatTTCAATTATGGGAGAGGGTATGAGTTCCGGTGCCAAGTGTCAGGTCCTCCTGCAGCCACAGTTACAGGTGGCTATGAGACATACAACATGGTTTCTGGGAGAAGAACTCCGGTTGTCTGCCTTTCCTCCTGCCCCCAGAGAATAGGTAGAAGCTAGGAGAAAAGGCTCACAACTATTCATATTGATATTAACATTGGTGTCTCACCCAAACAAAGGAAGTGGTTCATTAAGAAGGAAGGGGACATTTTGTGAAATGAGTAGGGGACTGATTATGACCCCTATGGGGGAGTGATGGCTAGCTGATCTACATGGGTCCTTTATGGCTGCCCAATGTCATCCTTCCtataggttttgtgtgtgtgtgtgtgtgtgtgtgtgtgtgtgtgtgtgtgtgaatttcacatcatgcacctaaatcccactcatctccctgtcccctccatatctgcccttgcaacctctccacaaaggaaaacaaactaaacaaacaaacaaacaaacaaacaaaaaacaatgaaaaacaacagaaaaaaccaTCCCCCATGGAAGCTACAGTGTGTTTCACCGTATTTACTTACCCTTtacccaaacagctttacttgcaaatgttcattgcaatgagtgaTTTGTCTGGtttaaggcctctggcttctgcaataCTATTCATACTGAATCCTCACTGGGATTCCTCTTGAATATCCTGCTGTAGCTCCGTgacatggagatcctgcagctttggttctgtaGAACCAatcccttcatgcactccagcagttcatagatggggtagatgttggggtgggctaaCTCAAAGCCTTGGATCTGGACCTGGGTGGTAGCCGAGTTGGTCAGCTTGACAGCTAACAGTTGgtcagcaccagcaccaccagggccagctcttcctcTTTGCTCAGGCGAGAGAAAGGGCCAACTCTGGGCAAGCCTCAGACAACAACACAGCCCCCAGAAGTAGCCCAGATCAGGGATGGTCGCACGGCCTTTGGTGGTAATGTGGGTCATGAACATCGAAACAGACCCCTGCTACTGCAGGACAACAGACCCAGGCAAGATCCTTCCAGTAACAGCATGGGTCAGGATATCACCATGGCCTCTCCCATGTCTCCATCTTTCTACTTGTGCATCGTAGTGGGGTCCTACCAGCTTGTGGCAGTAGGCATGTCTCTGGATGTCTTATGCCTGCCTATGGTTTTATAACAGTAGTGGAAGCCCAGATGTCTTTCTTCTCTGCAAAAGAACTCCAGTTAATAAGAAGTACTGGCTCTCAGGTCTGAGACCCAGTTTGCCTGGTAATGCTCAGTTAACTGTAAATTGGCAAACCCTGATCATCACTCATAAGGTCTCAGGGAAGGATCACAttcatttttctgattttaacCATACATGTCTGTGTAACAGCCTATTAGAGTCAGCATATGGGGTTTACAGTGTGGCTTTTCCTTCTTAGAACTTGGAGTCTGAGAATAAAATTGCTCTCTGGAAGTTACATCTTCCATTCCCTACAGCCTGGATCAGAGTTAGCGAAGACATTATGAGGAGACGCCGTATTCTGAAACCTGCTGGAACATATTCAAAGGTTGTTGAGTCTCATGTGGATAGAGAAGAACAATCATGGGTACCAGATAAGAAGGAGCCCAGACTGACGACCACAGGTGTCACTCAGGGAGTGTGGACCTCCTGACTCATCTTTGGTTTCACCTGGTTCTGTCACATGCTCACTGGTTACTTGGTTTTACCTGCTGCAGTGTTTCTGAGAGAACTCTGGTGAACATTTCCATTCCCTTGTTCATTGTTTCTCATCGAAAGTTAATAatgttttgcttttctacactggCGACTTTACTCCTGTGTTGGGAACtacttacatttcttttaaaaaaaaaaaactatttatttgtgcatttatttatttgtgcatttatttatttatttgtgcatttatttatGCATGCTAGCTACAGTACTTATGTAGAgttgaagagccccatactcgggagacccttcctcaagcctccggaatcgcgaccacccaaagatcacaagaaaccatacctggatgcaatcagcagaggtttattagggaaagagctggcagccagcggtctgaccaggtactcgcgctggagtcaaggtccgaccccctcggccagtccttggagggttttaaagggaaaaaccacaaaccaggggagtgggatggggttgttaaagatacaaaacatgaaaacagtggaacaattcagaggtattcactctaaatgattagtgtcatgtggaaatcgccctgcattcttctcaaaaatgtggttttttaccatgctattaTGTCCTATCCtcccatttcagattgctatctttacttttttccggctatagggctagggccccacctaggtggtagcatctttatctgtaatcaggaatgccttcctgccttgggcgaggcttgaggaatgtaatccagcaagtgtccttcacctggaatgtgaaggcctgaaatcttattttcagttctgtaaggcaaaaaatctacacatatttcataaaatggcctttataatttttcactctacattcctcactttttccgatttggttatgtttttaatcataaaaactcaattattaataagtctattctcaccccactttttccgattaggatctttagaaaagtttaaactccagtgtcatcataattaccattttcttgacccaaagtcttatattggtggcgcaacacaaaaagctgaacagcatttatcctttctctaacaaaagttactaatctattttaaatgtaggggcctatggttaagagcaaaagtaaaatcacaaggggtccagcaagggaggattgaaccaactctcgaatcaaagttgctgtgcatctctattttgtctctggtctaacttttttctgaatttactctctggtcactcttgaatggtctacataatagtaacattttttcttagagcagcacacagactttctcctttaagaaacagcaagtctagtaacaacttaactttgttactgactgttctagggctctcaaatccacatcagtggcagctctcagctgatgaaagtaatgaggtgtctgtatcaatgtagttacacctgtctctatacctatggccactcctagtcacaatgtaacagctagagtcaaggaaaataggctgtctgcagaatcatccatctagggtgtatctcaaactcagttcaagagtacctgcaggatctagctggacaagtacacaataatctttgttttcatcaaagatagcagtggaaacacatggtgttaacccggagctgtaagtctaccatttatcaattttaggcactaggtatctgttagcaggggttcttgggctctattctattgactaggggtttcaaaacatttccttttctttgtagcacactttcaaagttgtcttctgacttttccacattttgtggcacatagctgtctacatatacataaaatcacatatataataaagagaaattgcaaaaggaacaaatctatataactctagattcacatttcaacttcaatcttgtaatcacaagctgtcatttaaccttgggtgtacacacactaagtcccaccctccaaggcagcattttccctgtgcctctggggtggtctcaggagtcaaggcctgctgcttctttagccttgtagaatagcagaagacctggagccaaagagtagggggttgttcaggcatctggatcttctccagttggcatcagtcacaggtggtgatggtgaacttcaaggaggtcag is a genomic window containing:
- the Gzmk gene encoding LOW QUALITY PROTEIN: granzyme K (The sequence of the model RefSeq protein was modified relative to this genomic sequence to represent the inferred CDS: inserted 1 base in 1 codon; deleted 2 bases in 1 codon; substituted 1 base at 1 genomic stop codon), with translation MRLSSSALVFLVAGVYMSLECFHTEIIGGREEXPHSRPFMASIQYRSEHICGGVLIHPQWVLTAAHCYSWFPRGHSPIFFKVLGAHSLSKNEPMKQTFEIKEFIPFSRFQFGSASHDIMLIRLHTAAELNKHVQLFHLESKNSIRDGTKCQVTGWGATKPDLLTASDTXREVTVTIISRKHCNSQSYYNHKPVITKDMICAGDARGQKNSCKGVSGGPLICKGVFYALVSQGITNKPGIYTLLTKKYHTWIKIKLAPSSAHGDYKWFSWICQSLVFFFQDVLADWLPLQRELSFSRPTRSMSFNQPKLTATVHCEEGESSMIDLSHSKGSRCPPKSRISQNAEMHFRRHVSMLLWREKGPTLGKPQTTTQPPEVAQIRDGRTAFGGNVGHEHRNRPLLLQDNRPRQDPSSNSMGQDITMASPMSPSFYLCIVVGSYQLVANLESENKIALWKLHLPFPTAWIRVSEDIMRRRRILKPAGTYSKVVESHVDREEQSWVPDKKEPRLTTTGVTQGVWTS